One window from the genome of Thalassospira xiamenensis M-5 = DSM 17429 encodes:
- a CDS encoding D-2-hydroxyacid dehydrogenase family protein yields MKIAILDDYLDSIFHLPCYSKLAGHDVTILTQKYDDPADLAGAIGDAEAVVLFRERTKITDELLAHLPGVKLISQRSAYPHIDVDACTKRGVLLCSKQGAGKAPSYAAAEMTWALIMASARQIVEQNASLKAGQWQMGIGKTLRGRTLGILGYGKISRVVAGYARAFGMNVLVWASEASRKAATEDGLDVAASREAFFATPDIVTVHMRLTPETRGTITADDLARMRPDSLFVNTSRAGLVVPGALLAALDAGHPGKAAVDVLDTEPLIDADDRFANHPNVLATPHVGFVTEDELDMQFGDIFDQLVAYANGDPIHMINPEVWHGRKAKPA; encoded by the coding sequence ATGAAGATCGCAATTCTTGACGACTATCTCGACAGCATTTTTCATCTGCCATGCTATAGCAAGCTGGCCGGGCATGACGTGACCATCCTCACGCAGAAATATGATGATCCGGCTGATCTGGCGGGCGCAATTGGCGATGCGGAGGCGGTCGTCCTGTTTCGCGAACGCACCAAAATCACCGATGAATTGCTGGCACATTTGCCAGGCGTAAAACTGATCAGTCAGCGCAGTGCCTATCCGCATATTGATGTCGATGCCTGCACGAAACGCGGTGTTTTGCTGTGCTCGAAACAGGGGGCGGGCAAGGCGCCATCCTATGCGGCGGCGGAAATGACATGGGCGCTGATCATGGCATCCGCCCGCCAGATCGTCGAACAGAATGCGTCGCTCAAAGCAGGCCAATGGCAGATGGGAATCGGCAAGACATTGCGCGGGCGAACCCTCGGTATCCTTGGATATGGCAAGATTTCGCGCGTGGTGGCGGGCTATGCCAGGGCGTTCGGCATGAATGTGCTGGTCTGGGCGTCCGAGGCATCGCGCAAGGCTGCTACTGAGGACGGCCTTGATGTCGCCGCATCGCGCGAGGCATTCTTTGCCACGCCCGATATCGTCACGGTGCATATGCGTCTGACGCCGGAAACGCGCGGCACGATTACGGCTGATGATCTGGCGCGGATGCGGCCCGACAGCCTGTTTGTCAATACATCGCGGGCCGGGCTGGTGGTGCCGGGCGCGCTTCTGGCGGCCCTTGATGCCGGACATCCGGGGAAGGCGGCGGTGGATGTGCTCGATACCGAACCCCTGATCGACGCCGATGACCGGTTTGCCAACCATCCCAACGTGCTGGCGACCCCGCATGTCGGCTTCGTGACCGAGGATGAACTGGACATGCAGTTTGGCGATATTTTCGATCAGCTTGTGGCCTATGCCAACGGCGATCCGATCCACATGATCAACCCCGAAGTCTGGCACGGGCGCAAAGCCAAACCGGCATAG
- a CDS encoding LysR family transcriptional regulator has translation MSSLPAALPNLDLDLARTFVAICETGNFSRAAERVNRSASAISLQVKKLEEIIGCSLFERETRRVRLTPDGEVLLGFARRLLQLNDEVMSRFRTPDFAGKVQLGVPNDNGIIAIPEIMRRFAISHPHVEVDVFLGPTARLRQRIADGTTDIAVFSYNPELDRQPPIHSEPLVWLGARNGMAIEKRPLPVALAEPGCYWRAMALRALDEAGINYRVAYTSEFCQAQIAATEADLAICPVPISVISDRLIHLDARHGLPELGEYRITLAKRPGTGPAENALAEHVVSSFKMAAERGMRLFA, from the coding sequence ATGTCCTCGCTGCCCGCTGCCCTGCCAAATCTTGACCTTGATCTGGCGCGTACCTTTGTCGCGATTTGTGAAACCGGCAACTTTTCGCGCGCGGCAGAACGGGTCAATCGCAGTGCCTCTGCCATCAGTCTTCAGGTCAAGAAGCTTGAGGAGATTATCGGATGCAGCCTGTTTGAACGCGAAACCCGCCGGGTGCGACTGACCCCGGATGGCGAGGTTTTATTGGGTTTTGCAAGACGTCTTCTACAGCTCAATGATGAGGTCATGTCACGCTTCCGCACCCCGGATTTTGCAGGGAAAGTGCAGCTTGGCGTGCCCAATGATAACGGGATCATCGCCATTCCCGAAATCATGCGCCGTTTTGCCATCAGCCACCCGCATGTCGAGGTCGATGTTTTTCTCGGCCCGACCGCAAGGCTGCGCCAGCGCATTGCCGACGGCACTACCGATATCGCCGTTTTCAGCTATAACCCCGAACTTGATCGGCAACCACCAATCCATAGCGAACCGCTTGTCTGGCTTGGTGCCCGCAACGGAATGGCGATTGAAAAACGCCCGCTTCCGGTCGCACTGGCCGAACCGGGTTGTTATTGGCGGGCGATGGCATTACGGGCGCTTGACGAAGCGGGGATCAATTACCGCGTTGCCTATACCAGCGAATTTTGTCAGGCACAGATTGCCGCAACCGAGGCTGATCTTGCGATCTGTCCGGTCCCGATCAGCGTGATTTCCGACCGCCTGATCCATCTTGATGCCCGCCACGGACTGCCCGAGCTTGGCGAATACCGCATAACCCTGGCCAAGCGCCCCGGTACCGGCCCGGCAGAGAATGCCCTGGCGGAGCATGTCGTGAGCAGTTTTAAAATGGCGGCAGAGCGCGGCATGCGGCTTTTTGCCTGA
- a CDS encoding DMT family transporter, with protein sequence MSTDTWIALYPEQERNRTLARRIPAGPKAPRPEPEKINQSNDPSPRMDGRSWVMLIVLSVLWGGSFFFTEIALVDLPPFTLVLGRVAIAAMILWWVVLLRHIDIPRDPKIWLSFLVMGALNNLIPFSLIVWSQTHIASGLAAILNATTPLFTLLIAHLATKNEKLTRRKVIGVLTGFVGVMIVIGLPDGIVPAIESSMSSNTGTSVFKDVFSLAPFAPLAVLIAAISYGCAGVFGRRFKNTPPILTAAGQTSASSLMLLPICMMIDTPWHLPFPKTETILAVLGIAAFSTALAYILYFQLLKRAGASNLLLVTFLIPVSAILLGVLFLGETLALRQIAGMAVIGLGLAVIDGRLIGRKGNPRKSPA encoded by the coding sequence ATGAGCACGGATACATGGATTGCCCTTTACCCGGAACAGGAGCGCAACCGCACACTTGCAAGGCGTATTCCGGCAGGCCCGAAAGCACCCCGGCCAGAACCGGAAAAAATCAACCAGAGCAATGACCCATCCCCGCGCATGGATGGGCGGAGCTGGGTGATGCTGATTGTGCTTTCGGTACTTTGGGGCGGGTCGTTTTTCTTTACCGAAATCGCCCTTGTCGATTTGCCACCCTTTACCCTTGTTCTGGGGCGGGTGGCGATTGCGGCGATGATCCTTTGGTGGGTGGTTCTGTTGCGCCATATCGACATCCCGCGTGATCCGAAGATATGGTTAAGCTTCCTTGTCATGGGGGCCCTTAACAACCTGATCCCCTTCAGCCTTATCGTCTGGAGCCAAACCCATATCGCAAGCGGTCTGGCGGCAATCCTGAATGCGACGACACCGCTTTTCACCCTGCTCATTGCCCATCTGGCGACCAAAAATGAAAAACTGACGCGGCGAAAAGTGATTGGTGTGCTGACCGGTTTTGTCGGCGTGATGATCGTGATCGGTTTGCCGGACGGAATTGTTCCCGCGATTGAGTCCAGCATGAGTTCCAACACGGGCACCAGCGTATTCAAGGACGTTTTTTCCCTCGCCCCATTTGCCCCGCTGGCGGTACTGATCGCCGCAATTTCCTACGGCTGTGCCGGGGTGTTTGGCCGCCGGTTCAAAAACACACCGCCGATCCTGACCGCGGCGGGGCAAACCAGTGCATCGAGCCTGATGCTGCTTCCTATTTGTATGATGATTGATACGCCGTGGCATTTGCCGTTTCCCAAAACCGAAACCATCCTTGCCGTGCTGGGCATCGCGGCGTTTAGCACGGCGCTGGCCTACATCCTGTATTTCCAGCTTCTGAAACGTGCGGGGGCCAGCAACCTTCTGCTCGTCACCTTCCTGATCCCGGTCAGCGCGATCCTGCTGGGTGTACTGTTTCTTGGCGAAACGCTGGCCCTGCGCCAGATTGCCGGGATGGCCGTCATCGGATTGGGGCTTGCCGTGATTGACGGGCGGCTGATCGGACGCAAAGGGAACCCGCGAAAGAGTCCGGCTTAG
- a CDS encoding SDR family oxidoreductase: MRIFVTGASGFVGSAVVENLIAAGHEVLGLARSDASAGALLAAGALVHRGDLDDRQSLRAGALVADGIIHTAFNHDFSRYAQSCAEDEEVIAALGDAIADTQKPLVVTSGLGLLAGGMQVTEQDMPDFGPNAMPRVATERAVADLVGQGLNVSLMRLPPSVHGRGDHGFVPILIGIARETGVSAYIGDGGNAWPAVHRLDAARAYVRAVEVAMPGSVYHAVAETGIAFREIAGVIGKRLGIPTVSKTPDEATDHFGWFAHFAKLDCPAASAITRRQLDWSPTEAGLLADIDQDCYFDQ; this comes from the coding sequence TTGCGTATTTTTGTAACCGGGGCGAGTGGCTTTGTCGGATCGGCGGTGGTGGAAAATCTGATCGCGGCCGGGCATGAGGTTTTGGGGCTGGCACGGTCCGATGCGTCGGCAGGTGCGCTTCTGGCGGCCGGGGCTTTGGTGCATCGCGGTGATCTTGATGATCGTCAAAGCCTGCGCGCCGGGGCGCTCGTGGCCGACGGGATCATTCACACCGCGTTCAATCACGACTTTTCACGCTACGCCCAAAGCTGTGCCGAGGATGAGGAGGTCATCGCCGCCCTTGGCGATGCGATTGCCGACACGCAAAAGCCGCTTGTCGTGACCTCTGGCCTCGGCCTTCTGGCCGGTGGGATGCAGGTGACGGAGCAGGACATGCCCGATTTCGGCCCAAACGCCATGCCGCGTGTCGCGACCGAACGCGCCGTGGCCGACCTTGTCGGGCAGGGGCTTAACGTGTCGCTCATGCGCCTGCCGCCCTCGGTGCATGGAAGGGGCGATCATGGCTTTGTGCCGATCCTGATTGGCATCGCACGCGAAACCGGGGTTTCGGCCTATATCGGCGATGGCGGCAATGCCTGGCCCGCCGTGCATCGCCTTGACGCCGCACGCGCCTATGTCCGCGCGGTAGAGGTCGCGATGCCGGGAAGCGTCTATCACGCCGTTGCCGAAACCGGCATCGCCTTTCGCGAGATCGCCGGGGTGATTGGCAAACGGCTGGGTATTCCTACCGTATCCAAAACCCCCGATGAGGCCACCGATCATTTCGGCTGGTTCGCCCATTTCGCCAAACTCGATTGCCCGGCGGCAAGTGCCATCACGCGTCGGCAATTAGACTGGTCCCCGACAGAGGCCGGATTGCTCGCCGATATCGATCAGGATTGCTATTTCGACCAGTAA
- a CDS encoding AraC family transcriptional regulator, with amino-acid sequence MDPLSDILSLLKPRNYMSAGFDAAGPWAIRFADQANSIKCGTIVSGQCYVSVEDLAGPVLLTAGNSFVLPRGRTFFLASDPDCPPVDAPHIFVKAQSGGIVQHNGGGECFIVSSRFVLSGPHADMLLAALPPIVRIENDQDEASLRWLVERIMQELSNPQPGGFLVLQHLAHTVLVQALRLHLSNAQQASGQSDRTEQNAPDIPDWFAALSDKQIATAIACIHGDPAHPWTLKELARHAGMSRSAFAARFRDVVAVPPMAYLTRWRMLLAGDRLTHSGLPVSEIALSVGYESESAFSTAFKRVMGCAPRGYSKELAGNGVNPNRL; translated from the coding sequence ATGGATCCGCTTTCCGATATCCTGTCGCTGCTTAAGCCGCGCAATTACATGTCGGCCGGGTTTGACGCCGCCGGTCCCTGGGCGATCCGTTTTGCCGATCAGGCCAATTCCATCAAATGCGGCACCATCGTTTCCGGGCAATGTTATGTCAGCGTCGAAGACCTTGCGGGTCCGGTGCTGTTGACGGCGGGAAATTCCTTTGTCCTGCCGCGCGGGCGGACCTTCTTTCTGGCAAGCGATCCTGATTGCCCGCCCGTTGATGCGCCGCACATCTTTGTCAAGGCCCAAAGCGGCGGGATTGTTCAGCATAATGGCGGCGGCGAATGCTTTATCGTCAGCAGCCGCTTTGTCCTTTCAGGGCCGCATGCCGACATGCTGCTGGCGGCCCTGCCGCCGATTGTGCGGATTGAAAATGATCAGGATGAAGCCAGCCTGCGCTGGCTGGTCGAACGGATCATGCAGGAATTGAGCAACCCGCAACCGGGCGGTTTTCTGGTGTTGCAACATCTGGCGCATACGGTGCTGGTGCAGGCCCTTCGGCTGCATCTGAGCAATGCGCAGCAAGCCAGCGGCCAAAGTGATAGGACCGAGCAAAACGCACCCGACATCCCCGACTGGTTTGCAGCACTATCGGATAAGCAGATCGCAACCGCGATTGCCTGCATTCATGGGGACCCCGCCCATCCCTGGACGCTTAAGGAACTGGCCCGCCATGCGGGCATGTCACGCTCGGCCTTTGCCGCCCGGTTCCGCGATGTTGTTGCTGTGCCGCCGATGGCCTATCTGACCCGCTGGCGGATGCTGCTTGCGGGGGATCGCCTGACCCATTCCGGATTGCCGGTTTCGGAAATTGCCCTGTCGGTGGGATATGAGTCTGAAAGTGCGTTCAGTACGGCGTTCAAGCGGGTGATGGGGTGTGCGCCGCGGGGGTATTCGAAAGAACTTGCAGGGAATGGCGTAAACCCCAACAGATTGTAG
- a CDS encoding type II toxin-antitoxin system HicA family toxin — MNGNELMRKLRKYAKVHGLDLAFEAHRGKGSHGTLYLGDHRTTLKDRKKEISPGLLNSMLKDLGVDPKDI, encoded by the coding sequence ATGAATGGCAATGAACTGATGCGCAAGCTCAGGAAATACGCCAAGGTGCATGGGCTGGACCTCGCATTCGAGGCACATCGCGGCAAGGGATCGCACGGTACGCTGTATCTGGGAGATCATCGTACCACGCTCAAAGACCGCAAGAAGGAAATCAGCCCCGGCCTTCTGAACAGTATGCTGAAAGATTTGGGCGTCGATCCCAAGGATATCTGA
- a CDS encoding type II toxin-antitoxin system HicB family antitoxin → MRFIYPVDLSDDGADGFLAVVPDVTGCATDGATEHEALREIADALDEAIAAAMIAKEDIPLPSAAKGRPTVTPGTLMAAKAALYITMRETGTTNTALAAKMGLAETEIRRMLDPRHATKMGRLEDALALLGRRISVVVEAA, encoded by the coding sequence ATGCGGTTTATTTATCCCGTGGATTTAAGCGACGATGGCGCGGATGGCTTTCTTGCCGTTGTGCCCGATGTCACCGGCTGCGCAACGGATGGCGCAACAGAGCACGAAGCCTTACGCGAAATCGCCGATGCGCTTGATGAAGCCATTGCAGCAGCCATGATCGCCAAGGAAGACATTCCCCTGCCCTCTGCCGCCAAGGGCCGCCCCACGGTGACGCCGGGTACGCTTATGGCCGCCAAGGCCGCCCTTTACATCACCATGCGCGAAACGGGAACGACCAATACCGCCCTTGCGGCAAAGATGGGGCTGGCCGAAACCGAAATCCGCCGGATGCTTGATCCGCGTCATGCGACGAAGATGGGGCGGCTGGAAGATGCTTTGGCTTTGTTGGGGCGGAGGATTTCGGTCGTGGTGGAGGCGGCTTAG
- the mnmA gene encoding tRNA 2-thiouridine(34) synthase MnmA, with translation MNSLGFDKAPKDTRVVVAMSGGVDSSAVAALLKSEGYDVVGITLQLYDMGANAPSRAKSCCAGRDIYDARKVAEDIDIPYYVLDYESRFREEVIDDFADSYMRGETPIPCVKCNQTVKFRDLLETAHDLGADCMATGHYVQRKLGANGHAELHRAADPNRDQSYFLFTTTQEQLDFLRFPLGHLMSKAETRALAAKFGLEVADKPDSQDICFVPDGKYARLVEKLRPEAGEPGQIVDLDGNVLGDHRGLIHYTIGQRRGLNIGGTAEPLYVVKLLPETRQVVVGPKSALAIQMVYVKELNWLDGDAIDPNGVEVEVKLRSAMAPAPATIYPEGVGEARIELHDPQFGIAPGQAGVFYSGDRVMGGGWITRQELLAAHAPTAA, from the coding sequence ATGAACTCTCTTGGCTTTGACAAAGCCCCGAAAGATACCCGCGTGGTTGTTGCCATGTCGGGCGGGGTCGATAGCTCCGCCGTTGCGGCCCTTCTGAAATCCGAAGGCTATGACGTGGTCGGCATTACCCTTCAGCTTTACGATATGGGGGCCAATGCACCGTCACGCGCCAAATCCTGCTGTGCCGGGCGCGATATCTATGATGCGCGCAAGGTGGCCGAGGATATCGACATTCCCTATTACGTGCTCGATTACGAATCACGCTTCCGCGAAGAAGTGATCGACGATTTTGCCGACAGCTATATGCGCGGCGAAACCCCGATCCCGTGCGTGAAATGCAATCAGACGGTCAAATTCCGCGATCTGCTCGAAACCGCACATGACCTTGGTGCGGATTGCATGGCGACGGGCCATTACGTGCAGCGCAAATTGGGTGCCAACGGCCATGCCGAACTGCACCGTGCGGCCGATCCCAATCGCGATCAAAGCTATTTCCTGTTCACCACCACACAGGAACAGCTCGATTTCCTGCGCTTCCCGCTGGGCCATCTGATGAGCAAGGCCGAAACCCGCGCGCTTGCCGCCAAATTCGGCCTTGAAGTCGCCGATAAGCCCGACAGTCAGGATATCTGCTTTGTCCCGGATGGCAAATATGCCCGTCTGGTCGAAAAGCTCCGCCCCGAAGCCGGTGAACCGGGCCAGATCGTTGATCTGGATGGCAATGTGCTGGGCGATCATCGCGGCCTGATCCATTACACCATCGGCCAGCGGCGCGGTCTTAACATCGGTGGCACGGCCGAGCCGCTTTATGTCGTCAAACTCCTGCCCGAAACCCGGCAGGTCGTGGTCGGCCCGAAATCGGCCCTTGCGATCCAGATGGTCTATGTCAAGGAACTGAACTGGCTTGATGGTGACGCGATTGACCCGAACGGGGTCGAGGTCGAAGTCAAATTGCGCTCCGCCATGGCACCGGCCCCGGCGACCATCTACCCCGAAGGGGTGGGCGAGGCCCGCATCGAACTGCACGACCCGCAGTTTGGCATCGCACCGGGGCAGGCGGGCGTTTTCTATTCTGGCGACCGGGTAATGGGCGGCGGCTGGATCACCCGTCAGGAACTTCTGGCAGCACATGCACCGACGGCGGCCTGA
- the tenA gene encoding thiaminase II, translating to MTDTFTDIIPAQSLFGRLRANAPDAWQSYVCHDFVKQLGNGTLPEAAFRHYLIQDYLFLIQFARAYALATYKADDLRAMRQFSGTVHAILDMEMSLHLDFCKGWGLTEADIVAEPEARACITYTRYVLDCGGRGDVVDLQVALMPCMVGYAEIANRLMASSDTRLDGNPYRPWIEMYASTEFQDVAKAEIDLLEHTAQTRGGDSRIKGLTEIFARASRLEADFWQMGLDLAK from the coding sequence ATGACCGACACCTTCACCGATATCATCCCGGCCCAAAGCCTGTTTGGCCGTCTTCGCGCCAATGCCCCCGATGCATGGCAAAGCTATGTCTGCCACGACTTCGTCAAACAGCTTGGCAACGGAACCCTGCCCGAAGCCGCGTTCAGGCACTACCTCATTCAGGATTACCTGTTCCTGATCCAGTTTGCCCGTGCCTATGCGCTGGCAACCTACAAGGCCGATGATCTGCGTGCCATGCGCCAGTTTTCCGGCACGGTCCATGCGATCCTTGATATGGAAATGAGCCTGCATCTCGACTTCTGCAAAGGCTGGGGCCTGACGGAGGCCGATATCGTGGCCGAACCCGAAGCCCGCGCCTGCATCACCTATACCCGTTATGTGCTCGATTGCGGGGGGCGGGGCGATGTGGTTGATCTTCAGGTCGCCCTGATGCCCTGTATGGTTGGCTATGCCGAAATCGCAAACCGCCTGATGGCAAGTTCTGATACAAGGCTGGATGGAAATCCGTACCGCCCCTGGATCGAGATGTATGCATCGACCGAATTCCAGGACGTGGCAAAGGCCGAAATCGATCTTCTGGAACATACCGCGCAAACCCGCGGGGGGGATTCCCGGATCAAGGGGCTAACGGAAATCTTTGCCAGGGCAAGCCGCCTTGAAGCCGATTTCTGGCAGATGGGGCTTGATCTGGCAAAATAG
- the iscX gene encoding Fe-S cluster assembly protein IscX, whose translation MRWTDIQDIAIELEEAHPDKDNVNLRYTDLHKWICELDGFDDDPAKSNEKILEAIQMAWIDERDD comes from the coding sequence ATGCGCTGGACAGATATTCAGGATATCGCGATCGAGCTTGAAGAAGCCCATCCCGACAAGGATAACGTCAATCTGCGTTACACCGATCTGCATAAATGGATCTGTGAACTTGACGGCTTCGACGACGATCCCGCGAAATCAAACGAGAAGATCCTCGAAGCCATCCAGATGGCATGGATCGATGAACGCGACGATTAG
- a CDS encoding ferredoxin family 2Fe-2S iron-sulfur cluster binding protein — translation MPKIVFVEPDGTEKEFDVADGLSVLEAAHKNGIDLEGACEGSLACSTCHVVVDDSWFDRLDEPSEDEEDMLDLAFGLTETSRLGCQIIMSDELDGLRVMLPSATRNMMVDK, via the coding sequence ATGCCTAAGATCGTTTTTGTTGAACCCGATGGCACCGAAAAGGAATTTGACGTTGCCGACGGTCTGTCCGTTCTGGAAGCTGCCCACAAGAATGGCATCGACCTTGAAGGTGCCTGCGAAGGATCACTCGCTTGCTCGACCTGCCATGTCGTTGTTGACGATAGCTGGTTTGACAGGCTCGACGAGCCAAGCGAAGACGAGGAAGACATGCTTGACCTCGCATTCGGCCTGACCGAGACCTCGCGCCTTGGCTGCCAGATCATCATGAGCGACGAGCTCGACGGCCTTCGCGTCATGCTGCCGTCTGCCACGCGCAACATGATGGTCGACAAGTAA
- the hscA gene encoding Fe-S protein assembly chaperone HscA translates to MALLKIHEPGQTPLPHEDERQLAVGIDLGTTNSVVAISNDEKPEVLRDTSGGNAIVPSVVYYGADADPVVGEAARDQINDNADRVVSSVKRLMGRGIADVKSIAGTLPYHVEVPAEDATPSGEPMMVRLNVGDRVLTPVEVSADILRALRARAEESLGKPVEKAVITVPAYFDDGARTATKDAARLAGIEVLRLVNEPTAAALAYGLDNGAEGLYAVYDLGGGTFDISLLKMQKGVFQVKATGGDAALGGDDFDHAIAEHLLAERKDGGTTDDLDASDAKRLLKTARKVKEALTDADETSVTVSLGGAETTHTVTRAAFDAMIAKLVSRTIAITEQVLDDADILADDVKGVVLVGGSTRVPAVRKAVADLFEQEPLSDIDPDEVVALGAALQAEALTGGSDNLLLDVTPLSLGLETMGGIVEKVIDRNTPIPVAKAQEFTTYQDGQSAMMIHVVQGEREMVDQCRSLARFALTGIPSMAAGAARIKVTFNVDADGLLTVSAREETTGTEQEVAVKPTYGINELEMANMLRESMVHAREDMEMRLLTEARVEARRNVLAVQAAINADRALLTPEDEDNIAGAIAKLEAAMSGEDRDLINEQAEALEDASRPFAEARMDARIRQALAGRNVDQVN, encoded by the coding sequence ATGGCTTTGCTAAAGATTCACGAACCGGGCCAGACGCCGCTGCCCCACGAAGATGAACGCCAGCTTGCGGTTGGTATCGATCTGGGTACGACGAACTCCGTCGTCGCGATCTCGAACGATGAAAAACCCGAGGTGCTTCGCGATACATCCGGCGGCAATGCCATCGTGCCCTCCGTCGTCTATTATGGCGCGGATGCCGATCCGGTGGTGGGCGAGGCGGCCCGTGATCAGATCAACGATAATGCCGACCGCGTCGTATCGTCGGTCAAACGCCTGATGGGGCGCGGCATTGCCGATGTCAAATCGATTGCCGGCACGCTGCCCTATCATGTCGAAGTCCCGGCCGAGGACGCCACCCCATCGGGCGAACCGATGATGGTGCGCCTTAATGTCGGCGACCGCGTCCTGACCCCGGTCGAAGTTTCCGCCGATATCCTGCGTGCATTGCGTGCACGGGCCGAGGAAAGCCTTGGCAAGCCGGTCGAAAAGGCCGTCATCACCGTTCCGGCCTATTTCGATGATGGTGCGCGTACCGCAACCAAGGACGCCGCCCGTCTGGCCGGGATCGAAGTCCTGCGTCTGGTGAACGAGCCAACCGCGGCCGCCCTTGCCTATGGCCTCGATAACGGGGCCGAGGGGCTTTATGCCGTGTACGACCTTGGCGGCGGCACGTTCGATATTTCCTTGCTTAAAATGCAAAAGGGCGTCTTCCAGGTGAAGGCAACCGGCGGCGATGCCGCACTTGGCGGTGATGATTTCGATCACGCCATTGCCGAACATCTTCTGGCGGAACGCAAGGACGGCGGCACCACCGATGATCTGGATGCGTCGGATGCCAAACGCCTGCTTAAAACCGCGCGCAAGGTCAAAGAGGCGCTCACCGATGCCGATGAAACCAGTGTTACCGTCTCGCTTGGCGGCGCGGAAACCACCCACACCGTCACCCGTGCCGCGTTTGATGCGATGATTGCCAAACTGGTATCGCGCACGATTGCGATCACCGAACAGGTTCTTGATGACGCCGATATTCTGGCCGATGACGTCAAGGGCGTGGTGCTGGTTGGCGGCTCCACCCGTGTGCCTGCCGTGCGTAAGGCGGTTGCTGATCTGTTCGAACAGGAACCGCTTTCCGATATCGACCCGGACGAAGTCGTCGCCCTAGGTGCCGCCCTTCAGGCAGAGGCTTTGACAGGCGGCTCTGACAACCTTCTGCTGGATGTCACGCCGCTGTCGCTGGGTCTTGAAACCATGGGCGGGATTGTCGAAAAGGTCATTGACCGCAACACCCCGATCCCGGTCGCCAAGGCACAGGAATTCACCACCTATCAGGATGGTCAGTCGGCCATGATGATCCATGTGGTGCAGGGTGAACGCGAAATGGTCGATCAGTGCCGCTCGCTTGCGCGCTTCGCCCTGACCGGCATTCCGTCAATGGCGGCTGGCGCTGCGCGCATCAAGGTGACGTTCAATGTCGATGCCGACGGCCTTCTGACCGTATCGGCACGCGAGGAAACCACCGGCACCGAACAGGAAGTCGCCGTCAAGCCGACCTATGGCATTAACGAGCTTGAAATGGCCAACATGCTGCGCGAAAGCATGGTTCATGCCCGCGAGGATATGGAAATGCGCCTCCTGACCGAGGCACGGGTCGAGGCACGCCGCAATGTTCTGGCCGTTCAGGCCGCAATCAATGCCGACCGTGCCCTTCTGACGCCGGAGGACGAAGACAATATCGCAGGCGCGATTGCCAAACTCGAAGCCGCCATGTCGGGCGAGGATCGCGACCTTATCAACGAACAGGCCGAGGCCCTGGAAGACGCATCGCGTCCCTTTGCCGAGGCCCGTATGGACGCCCGTATCCGTCAGGCCCTTGCCGGTCGCAATGTCGATCAGGTGAATTAG
- the hscB gene encoding Fe-S protein assembly co-chaperone HscB — protein sequence MSNTGTSETRTAEQPQHKVCWSCKGPVEASALFCDTCNAIQPPGQLDHFTRFGLERTFIIDVDAIEATYLKQQQLLHPDRFASKSAREQALSSQQAATLNGAFETLKNPVARAEYLLRLAGHEPEGGEGHTVNDPALLMEAMEMREALHDADDRNTVDAMIKDTRKAARACEQDVAEALDQNAYDRARKLTTRLRYLMKMTEEARAKKSRLAAA from the coding sequence GTGAGCAATACCGGTACCTCAGAAACGCGCACCGCAGAACAGCCGCAGCATAAAGTCTGCTGGTCCTGCAAGGGCCCGGTCGAGGCATCAGCCCTGTTTTGCGATACCTGCAATGCCATCCAGCCCCCCGGCCAGCTTGACCATTTCACGCGCTTTGGCCTGGAACGCACCTTCATCATCGATGTCGATGCGATAGAGGCAACCTACCTTAAGCAGCAGCAACTGCTCCATCCCGACCGCTTCGCATCGAAATCCGCCCGTGAACAGGCCCTGTCGTCACAGCAGGCGGCAACCCTGAATGGCGCGTTCGAAACCCTTAAAAACCCGGTCGCGCGGGCCGAATATCTTCTGCGTCTGGCCGGTCACGAACCCGAAGGCGGCGAGGGGCATACGGTCAACGATCCCGCCCTTCTGATGGAAGCCATGGAAATGCGCGAAGCCCTGCATGATGCCGATGATCGCAATACGGTCGACGCCATGATCAAGGATACCCGAAAGGCCGCCCGTGCGTGTGAGCAGGACGTTGCCGAGGCACTTGACCAGAACGCATATGACCGGGCCAGAAAACTGACAACCCGGCTCAGATACCTGATGAAAATGACCGAGGAAGCGCGCGCGAAGAAATCGCGTCTTGCCGCCGCCTGA